In the genome of bacterium, the window GACCTTCCCTTTTTCCCGATACGATTCGCGCAGCAGGTAGGCGGGAGAGGAGTTCCGATTGGGGACGACGTCGATGTGCATGGTTACTTATCGCATGATGCGTCCACCGTGTCAAGGGATTATTTACAGTATACATGGCTACATTCTGCAGCAAACGGTACTGCGGGGAAAAGAATAACTGCCGGTTATCATGGGAATCTCAGGAAACGAGGCCTACAAAACTGCCGGGGAACTTCGGGTTAAACCTCGGCAATGGATGCAATTGGGCGTATTATTGGTTCCATGATCCGATCCGACACCATCCAAATCACCCCGGAGATCCTGACGCTGATCGCCAGGATAGACGAGTTCAAAGGAGCGTGGCGCGCCTTGGGCACGCTCGCGCCCGATCGGCTGTCGGCCCTGCGCCGCGTCGCAACCATAGAAAGCATCGGTTCGTCCACCCGGATCGAGGGCGGAAAACTGTCCGACCGCGAGGTCGAGCGCCTGTTGTCCAATCTTCAAATCAAGACCTTCACCACCCGCGATGAGCAGGAGGTTGCCGGTTATGCGGAAGTGATGGAGTTGGTGTTTACGTCTTGGCAAGACATCACGTTGACCGAAAACCACATCAAGCAGTTGCATCAGAACCTGCTCGCCTACAGCGAGAAGGATGCCTGGCATCGCGGCAACTACAAGACCGCGTCCAACAGCGTCGTCGCCTTCGATGGGAACGGCGCACAGATCGGCGTCGTTTTTCAGACAGCCACGCCTTTCGACACGCCTCGCCTTATGACGGAACTGGTGGCCTGGATGCAGGAGGGACGCACGGTTGGACGCCCGCATCCTTTGATGATCATCGCCCTGTGGATAGCGGTATTTCTGGAGATTCATCCCTTCCAGGACGGCAACGGCCGACTCTCACGGGTGCTGACCACGCTACTGCTCTTGAAGGCGGGCTATGCCTATGTGCCATATAGTTCCCTGGAAAGCGTCATCGAACAGAACAAGGAAGCCTACTACCTGGCGCTGCGACAAACCCAGGGAACGATTCGCACCGATGCGCCCAACTGGCAACCGTGGGTGGTGTTCTTCCTGCGGTCGCTGGCCGAACAGGTCATGCGGCTGGAGAAGAAGGTCGAGCGCGAAAAGCTGGTGTTGGCTTCCTTGCCCGAACTCTCGCTTCA includes:
- a CDS encoding DUF977 family protein, translating into MIRSDTIQITPEILTLIARIDEFKGAWRALGTLAPDRLSALRRVATIESIGSSTRIEGGKLSDREVERLLSNLQIKTFTTRDEQEVAGYAEVMELVFTSWQDITLTENHIKQLHQNLLAYSEKDAWHRGNYKTASNSVVAFDGNGAQIGVVFQTATPFDTPRLMTELVAWMQEGRTVGRPHPLMIIALWIAVFLEIHPFQDGNGRLSRVLTTLLLLKAGYAYVPYSSLESVIEQNKEAYYLALRQTQGTIRTDAPNWQPWVVFFLRSLAEQVMRLEKKVEREKLVLASLPELSLQIVEFAREHGRVTIGEVIKLTGASRNTLKQHFRSLVERGYLNRHGGGRGVWYELR